The Phycisphaerae bacterium genome has a segment encoding these proteins:
- a CDS encoding NYN domain-containing protein: MAGHVIIDGNNLLHAMHAHAPIPLVGRETMVKVVERWARRGDDDVTLVFDGPVPRGGLSKQMASSRILVRFSSPVSADDVIVELLKKARHPASVRVVTSDGGVAHEARARRSRHTDAVVFVQELFSGEQSPRSPEQVPEAEKPPGLTPDQRREWMEIFGFSDDEEEPFDGAESMRE; this comes from the coding sequence GTGGCCGGTCACGTCATCATCGACGGCAACAACCTCCTCCACGCCATGCACGCCCATGCGCCGATCCCTCTGGTCGGACGAGAGACCATGGTCAAGGTTGTCGAGCGCTGGGCCCGGCGCGGGGACGACGACGTGACGCTCGTGTTCGATGGTCCCGTGCCCCGGGGCGGACTGTCCAAGCAGATGGCTTCAAGTCGGATTCTGGTGCGCTTCAGCTCCCCCGTCTCGGCCGACGACGTTATCGTCGAGTTGCTCAAGAAAGCACGCCATCCCGCTTCCGTTCGAGTCGTCACGAGCGATGGAGGCGTGGCCCACGAGGCTCGCGCCCGACGGTCCCGCCACACCGACGCGGTGGTTTTTGTTCAAGAGTTGTTTTCTGGGGAACAGTCGCCTCGGTCGCCGGAGCAGGTGCCCGAAGCAGAGAAGCCCCCCGGTCTGACTCCGGATCAACGCCGCGAATGGATGGAGATCTTTGGCTTCAGCGACGACGAAGAAGAGCCGTTTGACGGCGCCGAATCCATGCGTGAATAA